The stretch of DNA CCTAAATATCGATAAGATTGCTAAGACTTTTGATGATGAAGAAGAAACTTTTTAAAAAATATCGATTTTTAACAAATTAATGTTAAATTTAAGAGGAATAAAGATTGAACGATATGATCAGTAGAATAATTATATTATCGCTGTTTTTGATGCTCCTAATGGGATGTGAATCAAAAAAATCTGAACCTCTTTCAGATGACCTTTCAGAAAATATATTGGATATTCCTGTAGGTAAAGTTGGTGTGGTGATTTATGTTGACTCTTTGCATTGTTTTAATAAACATTCTTCGAATCAAATCATCCATAATCGATTGGATAACATTTTATCAGATCTAAAGAATAACAATGAAATTAAATCATTTGTCGAATCCAAAGCAGTAGAATTTTTAAAAAATAATTATTATCAATTTGAACTTTTAAAACATTACGACCCGAGAGATTTCCTTAACAGTACTGAACCTATGAATGAGCACGTTAATTTTGATTTTAAGCAATTGAAATCAAAATATAACTATGATGATTTACTTTTCATTAAAGTAACCACAGGATTAGATGAAGAATCCAATGAAATGAAAAATTTAGTAGCAAAAACCTACATTAACATTCAGATTCTTGATTTGATTCAAAAAAATGTGAAGTATACGGAGTCGATTGGTGGAAGCAAATACATCGACAAACCTCTTGATCAATTGACTCCGTCATACGCACACGCCATGATTTCGAATTCTGTTGTCGAAACCATTAACATTATCGACCAAAAATTTAAAAATTGAACTATGCTGTCAATTCGTTGACAAAATTATTGGAAGTCCTGTATCTCTATTCGATTCAGGATTTTTTATTTTTAATGAAATTCTAATATTGACTTTTATTAATGGTATATTTATTGTTAATTTTTTACTAAAAGTTTAAGATGCATAGTGTACAATATTTATCTTTTATTCTGTTATTGACTCCTATTTCTGGATTTGCACAACAATTGATTGATCCGCAACTTCGATTACCTGTTGAAAAAGCGATTGAGTCGAGTTACGAATTAAAAAATAAACAACTCGAAGTCGAAAAAAACAATCACCAATATAACGAAGTAAAAGGAAAAAAACAACCAAGATTATCTGCAACTGCGCTGAGTGGTTATCTAAACTCGAACGGAATCATCGATATTTCAACCAAATCAATCGATATTTTGTCCACAGAATTGTTTTCGGGTAATCAAAGATTCAATACCTCAGCAGGATTATTTACTGTGGGAGTTAACGCTACTCAAATTATATTTTCGGGATTACAAATTCCAAATGCTTTGAATGCTATTCAGGAAAAAAGTACTGCTTTAGATTATTTGAAAGAAGCCGAAAAAGAAATGATTACAAAAGACATTTTACAAACCTTTGATCAATTGATGCTATTGAGCAAAGTAGAAGAATTAATTTCAAATTCTGCAAAACGCTTGGATAAAGAGCATCTTAAAGTACAGAAAGCAATTCAAAATGGTTTAGCTATTCCATACGATCGTGAAAAAATAAAATTAGCAATGCTAGAGTTAGAAGCGCGACAAGTAGATCTGAATGGTAATCGACAATTACTGTACAAAAAATTAGAAACGTTGACGCATCTGTCTGAACAAGATCTTCAACAAATTCAATACGAACTTACACCTATTGATATTCTTGCTTCAAGTTATACTTTAGAAAATAAAAAAGAATTAAAAGCACTTGAACACTCTGTTAAAGCTTACGAATTTTTATATCAAAAAGAAAAAGGTTCGCACTTACCACAAGTTTTTGCATTCGCGAATACCAATTATACGTCAATTTTTGGAAGTCGTTTCAAATTAAAAGATGTTGATACATTAGGTGATGTTAATTTGAAAATGAACCAATTTTCGATGTTTCCTAATATTTTAATTGGTATTGGCGCAAAGTGGGAATTGTTAGATGGAGGACAACATAAAAATAAATTAGCACAAGCGAAGACTGACATTTTAATAAATGAAAACAAGTTAAAAGATTCCCAAGAAAAACTGAATTTATTATTAAGTAAAAACAAAATTGATTACGAAACTTCTATTGAAAAATTGAAAGTAAATAATCAACAAAATACCATTGCAACAAATAATTTAGAAATCGCATCAAGACAATTTCAAGAAGGATTAATAGATGTAACCGAGCGTTTGGCTGCTGAAAATGATTATTACAAAGCCAATTTAGGTTATTATGCTCAAATCTTGGATCAACGCTCTAAAACCTACGAATTACTTCAAACTTCTGGAGAATTATTTAATCAATTATCAAATTAAAATCATGAAAAATACACTATACTATATTTTTGCTTTAAGCGGATTAATACTTTTTACAAATTGTAAATCAACTGACAAGGAAAATAAAAAAGAAGAGCAAACTGTTTTTCAAGGTAAAATTGAGCGCGATCAAATTAGCGTTGTAACAAAAATTCCAGGAAAAATAGATCAAATATTAGTTAACGAAGGTGATGAGGTAAAAAAAGGACAAACGCTTTTTATCTTACAATTACCAGAAGTTGATGCGAAGAAAAGTCAAGCAAAAGGTGCTGTAAATTCTGCCGAAGCTCAATACGAAATGGCTAAAAAAGGTGCTACAGATAATCAATTGAAACAATTGCGTGCAAAAGTTGCTGGCTTGAAAGAGCAATTAGATTATGCAGAAAAATCAAATCATAGACTAAAAAATATGCTTCGAGATAGTCTTGTTCCACAACAAAATTATGACGAAATTTATGCTAAATATCAAGGCGCTAAAAACCAATATTTAGCTGCAAAAGCAGAATTAGCTGATGCCGAAAATGGTGCGCGTGTAGAGCAACAACGAATGGCTTTGGGACAAAAAGAGCGTGCTTTGGGAGCTTTGCAAGAAGTAGATGTTGCTGAGGCGGAAAGATTCATCAAAGCACCACAAGATATGACGGTTGAAACAATTAATCTAAAAGTTGGAGAATTAGCTTTGGCTGGATATTCTATTGCAAACGGAATTTTGGAAGAAACTACATTTTTTAGATTTACAATTCCTGAGAATAAAATCGGACAATTACAAAAAAATCAAATCGTCAATTTAAAAGTTCCTTATAAAAATAATATGGTTTTGAAAGGTAAAATTGTTTCGATAAAAGTGCTTAATTCGTATGCTAATATTTCGACTGCTTATCCTGATATCGATCAACAACAATCGCAATATGAAGTGAAAGTTGTTCCTGTTGATTATAAACAAGCTGCTCAACTGTTGACAAAAGCAAATGTAGTTTTAGATCTTAACGCTAAATAAATTCTGATGAAAACGATTTTTCATTTAATTATACGAGAATTCAAACTTTTCTTCAAGAATCCTGTTTTACCAATTTTATTCTTGGGTGCGCCTATTATGTATGGTGTTCTGATCGGAAATGTTTATAAAAAAGGGAATGTAACCGATTTACCAATTATTGTTGTAGATGAAGATCAGACGACGACAAGTCAGAAAATTATTCAGATGTTGGATGAAAATGAATCGGTTAAAGTTGCTGAAGTTTTACCTACAACATATGACTCTAAGAATAAAGCTTTAGCAATCGGAGCTGAAGTTGTGGTTGTTATTCCTCGAAACTTTCAATCTGATGTACAACAAAAAAAATTACCCGAAATCGCTTATTTTGTAGATGCTTCAAATACGTTAACATCCAACACAGCTGCTATTGCTGTAACAACAGTATTATCTACTATGAAAGCTGGAATTTCGATAGAAACAGCTCGGAAACAAGGCGTTCCTGAATATATTGCAATACAAAGCTACGAACCATTCAAATCAACGATGATTCGTCAAAATATCAGAAGTGGAAACTACTTATATTTTATGCTTCCAGGTGTTTTATTAACCGTATTACAACAGGTTTTATTATTAGGTTTAGCACTTTCATTTGCTTCTGAATTTGAGAATAGGACATTTAATGAATTGATCTCAAAATCATCCAATCCATTTACCATTTTATTTGTAAAAACCTTCCCTTATTTATTTATGTCAGTATTTATATATATGCTGTACTATTGGTTCGGAATGTTTTATGACATGAAGTTAGAAACCGAATTTTGGCCATTCTTTACATCTTCTCTTGCATTTATTTTAGCCGTTTGCTTTTTAGGATTTTTAGTCAGCATTCTCCTTCCAAGCCAACTAAAAGCAACCGAAGTTTTGATGGTTGTTGCAACACCAAGTTTCATTTTAAGTGGATTTACATGGCCTTTAAGTCAAATGCCAAAATGGATTCAAGCAATTGCAGATTGCATTCCGTTAACACATTATTTGAAAATATTCCGAATACTTTTCATCGAAAAAGGCGATCCTGCGTTAATTCAACCACATTTAAATAATCTAATTGTAATAGGAAGTATTTGCTTTGTCTTATCTTTGGCTATTCTAATCGTTAAAATAAGAAAAGCTAAACAGTCGATGAAACAAATCGAAACAGAAAAGATTTAGCATCTTTTTTAACTTACAAAACAGATTATAAACTATGAATTTTCTAACAGTTGAAAATCTTACAAAATCATACGGAATACGAACATTATTCAAAGATGTAAACTTTCACGTCAATGAAGGAGATCAAATTGCCTTTGTTGCAAAAAATGGAAGTGGTAAATCGACTTTATTACGCATTTTAGCCGGGAAAGATTCTCCTGATTCTGGAGTAGTTCAAGTAGGTAAAGGGGTTAAAATCTTAATGTTTGAACAATCAGATGATTTCGATAACGAATTAAAAGCAGAAGAATATATTTTCAACCATTCCAATGAAGTGTTGGATGTGGTGCATCAATATGATTCGATGATTGAAAACGATCCAACCAATCCCGCATTAATTGATTTAATGGCTAAAATGGACATGTTAGATGCATGGAAAGTGGAACCAACGATTAAAGAAATCTTATCCAAATTAAAAATTGACTTTTTGGATCAAAAAATTGGAAAACTTTCAGGAGGACAACGTAAACGAATTTCATTGGCTAAATTTTTAATTGATTTAAGCTTCGAAACAGGTTATGTTTTATTGATTTTAGATGAGCCTACCAACCATTTAGACATCGAAATGGTCGAATGGCTAGAATATTTCTTAAACAAAGAAAATAAAACATTAATCCTTGTTACCCACGATCGTTACTTCTTAGATGCAATTTGTACTAAGATTTTGGAAATGGAAGACAAGACATTATACGTGCATTCTGGTAATTACGAAACCTATATCACCAATAAAGCCCTTCGTATCGAAAATCAAAATGCAACCATTGATAAAGCGAAGAACCTATACCGTAAAGAAATTGAGTGGATGCGTCGTCAACCAAAAGCTAGAACGACAAAATCAAAATCAAGAATTGATGCATTTTATGGAACTGAAGAAGTTGCTAAGCGTAAGATTGTTGATCAGAAGGTTAAATTAGAGATGGTTATGACTCGTTTGGGTCAAAAAATCATCGAAATGGAACATGTCTCAAAAGCATTTGGTGAAAAGAAAATTTTAGATGATTTTTCATACATTTTTGCCCGCGGAGGTAAAATTGGTTTAGTTGGAAAGAATGGAGTTGGTAAAACAACATTCTTGAAAATGCTTGAAGGGATCGAAGAAGCTGACAGTGGAATCATCGAACGTGGAGAAACCTTAAATATTGGACACTTTAAACAAGAAGGTATAAAATTTAATGAGGATTTACGTGTCATTGAATTTGTAAAAGACATTGCTGATTTCTTCCCATTAACCAATGGGAAAGAAATGCGTGCAGAACAATTCTTGGAAACATTTTTATTCTCCCCAGAACAACAGCATACTCATATTGCAAAATTAAGCGGTGGAGAAAAAAAACGCTTACAACTGTTGGCTATTCTATACCGAAACCCAAACTTCCTTATTTTAGATGAGCCTACCAATGATTTAGACTTACCGACATTAACCGTTCTAGAAAATTTCTTAAGCGATTATCAGGGATGTTTATTGGTTGTATCTCACGACCGTTATTTTATGGACAAAGTGGTTGACGAATTAATGATCTTCGAAGGAGAAGGTAAAATTTCACGCTATATGGGTACTTATACGGAATATTATATCGAAAATAAAAATAGACCTGAAACAGAAGACATTAAAGAAGTAAAAGAAGTTGTTCCAAAAGAGGAAATTATAGCTCCCAAACCAGTTAAAAATAAACCTCGAAAGCTTTCTTATAAAGAACAGAGGGAATTGGAACAAATTAATAAAGATTTGCCTCTGTTAGAAGCGAAAAAGGAAGAACTAACAATGTTATTATCAGACCCTAATTTACCCTACGATAAAATTGCTAGTATTGGCGAAGAATTACAAAATGTTGTGGATGAAATCGAAGAAAAAGAATTCCGTTGGCTAGAATTATCAGAAGAATAGCATCAAATCATTTAAAATACAAATGCCTTGATTCAAAATGAATCAAGGCATTTATTTTATTTTTAGAATTGAAACGAAATAAAAAAGGCTGGTCAATGACCAGCCTTTTTCTATTGATTAATACAAATTACTCTTTGTTTTTTAAGGTGATGCTACCTGTATATTTGATTGCTTGTACCACACCTTCACCTTGAATGTCGATTGTGAACCAGTAATCAGTTGTTGGTAGAAGTTTACCTGCGACTTTACCATCCCAAAGAATATCTTGGCTACCGCTTTGTTCGAACAAGATTTTACCAAAACGATCGAATATTTTTAAGTCTACCGATTGATTTAATTGGATTGGTCTAATTCTCCAAACGTCATTGTAACCATCATTATTTGGTGAGAAGAACGTAGGAATATCAATTACCTGAACTTCTTGAATTTCGAAAATACAATTTGCGATCTTCACATAAATTGTATAGCTCATTCCTCTTTGTGGAACAACTAATACATTCGATGATTGGAAGTTAATTCCATCTAAAGAATATTGAACATCGATGTAATCTCTATTTGGAACAATGTTTACTGTTATTGTATTTTGTCCTACAATGATTTCTCTAACTGCTGGAGGATCAAAAGTTGCTAACTCAAATGCATATTCAGAAGTACATCCAAATTCATTTTCAACGACAACATTATATACTCCTAATTGAGATAATCTAAATTTATTGTTTCCTAAGTTCACCACTCCTGCTCCAATGACTTGGATATTTGTTGTGTAGTTTGATAAGTCTAATACATACTCATCACCTTCACAAATGTAATATTTATCTTCTATTTCAATCGCTGGTAAAGGATTAGCGATGTAATCGAAGCTAGAATATCCAGGGCATAATCCAGCAGCTTCAAACTTCACATAGATAGTTCCACGCGCTGTGATAGTCGTCCACACTGTAGGATTTAAAATCTCATTTGTTCCATTTTGTAAATCTGTCAATGTTGGATAGTATGATAAAATATATCCTGCAGGAACGTTAAATTGAGAACGAACTGATGTTAAATCAAATTCTGCAACTCCGTTTTGGTCCATACAAACTTCTAATGGTGTAGTTGCTGGAGTCACAACAATTGAATCTCCTTGTACCAATTCGATTGATTTATGTACGAAACATCCTGATGCAGTTGTAGCTTTAACCCAAATTTGAGCTGGTAAGCGCGTTAAGTATTCGCTTCCCGTAATCTCGTTTCTATCGGCTAATAAATCAGCCTCTGTACGGAAATAAGTTAATGTTATTCCATTTGAATTCACTAAAACTACTTGAGATAAAACATCTAAGTTTAATTCATATTCACCATCTACATTAGAATCACAAACTCCAAATGAATTAACTTCTGTAAATTCTGGTAAAGCATTGACAACTAAAGTAAACGTAAAGTTCGATGTACATCCTTTGTCTGATGTTACTGCTATCGCATATGTTCCTGCAGTATTTAATTCAAATTTATTGTTTCCTAAAGCTACAACATTTGTACCTGTCAATTCAATTGTATAAGCAGTGTAAGCTGATAAATCTAAAACGTATGTTTCTGTATCACATATTTCTACTGTTGTTTCAAATGTAATTTCTGGTAATGGATTTACGACATATTGGAATGATGAAATCGTAGAACATAAGTCAGCTTGATCAAAACGAACATAAATTGTACCTTCTGTTGTAGAAGTTGTCCATGCATTAGGTGTTT from Faecalibacter sp. LW9 encodes:
- a CDS encoding HlyD family secretion protein; its protein translation is MKNTLYYIFALSGLILFTNCKSTDKENKKEEQTVFQGKIERDQISVVTKIPGKIDQILVNEGDEVKKGQTLFILQLPEVDAKKSQAKGAVNSAEAQYEMAKKGATDNQLKQLRAKVAGLKEQLDYAEKSNHRLKNMLRDSLVPQQNYDEIYAKYQGAKNQYLAAKAELADAENGARVEQQRMALGQKERALGALQEVDVAEAERFIKAPQDMTVETINLKVGELALAGYSIANGILEETTFFRFTIPENKIGQLQKNQIVNLKVPYKNNMVLKGKIVSIKVLNSYANISTAYPDIDQQQSQYEVKVVPVDYKQAAQLLTKANVVLDLNAK
- a CDS encoding ABC-F family ATP-binding cassette domain-containing protein — translated: MNFLTVENLTKSYGIRTLFKDVNFHVNEGDQIAFVAKNGSGKSTLLRILAGKDSPDSGVVQVGKGVKILMFEQSDDFDNELKAEEYIFNHSNEVLDVVHQYDSMIENDPTNPALIDLMAKMDMLDAWKVEPTIKEILSKLKIDFLDQKIGKLSGGQRKRISLAKFLIDLSFETGYVLLILDEPTNHLDIEMVEWLEYFLNKENKTLILVTHDRYFLDAICTKILEMEDKTLYVHSGNYETYITNKALRIENQNATIDKAKNLYRKEIEWMRRQPKARTTKSKSRIDAFYGTEEVAKRKIVDQKVKLEMVMTRLGQKIIEMEHVSKAFGEKKILDDFSYIFARGGKIGLVGKNGVGKTTFLKMLEGIEEADSGIIERGETLNIGHFKQEGIKFNEDLRVIEFVKDIADFFPLTNGKEMRAEQFLETFLFSPEQQHTHIAKLSGGEKKRLQLLAILYRNPNFLILDEPTNDLDLPTLTVLENFLSDYQGCLLVVSHDRYFMDKVVDELMIFEGEGKISRYMGTYTEYYIENKNRPETEDIKEVKEVVPKEEIIAPKPVKNKPRKLSYKEQRELEQINKDLPLLEAKKEELTMLLSDPNLPYDKIASIGEELQNVVDEIEEKEFRWLELSEE
- a CDS encoding ABC transporter permease, with protein sequence MKTIFHLIIREFKLFFKNPVLPILFLGAPIMYGVLIGNVYKKGNVTDLPIIVVDEDQTTTSQKIIQMLDENESVKVAEVLPTTYDSKNKALAIGAEVVVVIPRNFQSDVQQKKLPEIAYFVDASNTLTSNTAAIAVTTVLSTMKAGISIETARKQGVPEYIAIQSYEPFKSTMIRQNIRSGNYLYFMLPGVLLTVLQQVLLLGLALSFASEFENRTFNELISKSSNPFTILFVKTFPYLFMSVFIYMLYYWFGMFYDMKLETEFWPFFTSSLAFILAVCFLGFLVSILLPSQLKATEVLMVVATPSFILSGFTWPLSQMPKWIQAIADCIPLTHYLKIFRILFIEKGDPALIQPHLNNLIVIGSICFVLSLAILIVKIRKAKQSMKQIETEKI
- a CDS encoding TolC family protein, translated to MHSVQYLSFILLLTPISGFAQQLIDPQLRLPVEKAIESSYELKNKQLEVEKNNHQYNEVKGKKQPRLSATALSGYLNSNGIIDISTKSIDILSTELFSGNQRFNTSAGLFTVGVNATQIIFSGLQIPNALNAIQEKSTALDYLKEAEKEMITKDILQTFDQLMLLSKVEELISNSAKRLDKEHLKVQKAIQNGLAIPYDREKIKLAMLELEARQVDLNGNRQLLYKKLETLTHLSEQDLQQIQYELTPIDILASSYTLENKKELKALEHSVKAYEFLYQKEKGSHLPQVFAFANTNYTSIFGSRFKLKDVDTLGDVNLKMNQFSMFPNILIGIGAKWELLDGGQHKNKLAQAKTDILINENKLKDSQEKLNLLLSKNKIDYETSIEKLKVNNQQNTIATNNLEIASRQFQEGLIDVTERLAAENDYYKANLGYYAQILDQRSKTYELLQTSGELFNQLSN